The Bombus pascuorum chromosome 13, iyBomPasc1.1, whole genome shotgun sequence nucleotide sequence CTTTCAATTATAAACAATGGAAcactaaaattgaaaatgattaggaaattatatatatattaaacaaaatagatatttttaaatatttgctatACCATCCACAATTTCTTGCAGTAATAAGTAAAGTATCATGCAACGCATGGTTTGCATCTGTTAAAGCTTTCATAAGCGCTCGTACTATAGTATTTATAAGTGATCCAACAAATTCGTCTAAACAAACAGGTACATCATCTTCAATAGTCATAGTAAATTTTGACACAATGCCTATTTTATTCAGTAATAGTCTTTTTATTGCTGTAGTAATATTGAAACGGATTGCAGGATTTTCATCTTCTATATATAAAAACCACATTTTTGCTACTTTGTTATTGTTAAAGGACATAATGtgatttgaaaaagaaagaatattttcagaaattttcaaacgtactgaaacaaaatttgaagataataaactaaaatatGGACGAAGAAGATGATCGTATTCTTCCAAGATATAAgcattagaatttatattgttttcagATATATCATTACAATATTTGCACTTTAATGTCCATGTTGTATTATCAGATCCTCTgtgaacaaaaatattttatcgaacatTTCATTGATTAACgaacaaattatataataacaaattacctTTTAAAACTTCCACATCTTGACAAATAACAGCATATTTTACTCAATGCAATTACAAGCATTTCATGAACTTTCTGTTCTTTTGAATGTAATGCAGGTTGAAGAAcatatcttgaaatatttcccAATTGTACTCCTTCACTCTTTAAAAGTAGTACACTATCCCTATCAATATTTACATGgtttaacatatttatttcattacttttataatttcagaCATAAATTACTTACAATACTGCTCCTGCTGCTATCTCAGTTTGGTGATCTACTATACACGTATTTAATAGCTTTAATCGTTCCATTCCAGTACCATGTTCACATAAAGCTTCGAGACATTTTAACATTGTATCAGTATCAAGAGATTTAGCAATTTCTTTTGCATGATTATTGAGTATATCCACaggaatttcaatattttgattaaatgGTAATGTTAGTATTTTCTGAATTAAATCTTTATCTGATTCATCATGTGCTATCATATGTATTAGACATTcgaaaataatatctttttgctGACATAGCCCAGaatttagattttttaataatgccTTCAAAACATAATCTAATTcatgtgtatataaatttgttgttAACTGTAGTTCTTTCAGCCatgattgtaaaatatgtgAGGCTTTTAAGATACACATGGATGTTTTAAACCTTTCCTTTTGTGTTGCAGTTATTAactctttttttaataaattccatgatttacatatattattcaCTGAAGCGTTTGCAGTAACTGTGTGTTTGATATCAATAAGTAcacaatgaataaaaattataataaaatcctgaaatgatttttttgcattaaaatactataataGTTTATGCATTGAATATACCATcacataattttaattgttacaaaCCGgacaatattcaaaatatgaaataaatttttctatttcagaAGGACTACAAATCCTTGGTCTCATGATAAAATATTGCTGAATCTTGCTACACGCtactttttgtatttcttcCACAGCATTAAGATTAGTATCTTGCCCTAAACAtgaatctttaatttataacatattacaaAGAGAGAgccaaaaatatttatacataattaactCACATTTTATTCCATTAACAGTAAAATCAATGATTTGAAAGCACAGTTCAATGCTGTTTGAAGATACTGATAAAGACTGAATAAGTTCAATAGATGcccataaaaatttattcaattgaTTCTCTGATACTTCATATAAGTTTAACCACGTAGGAAGTAACTTAATAATCTCAATAACATAgagtatcaaattttcatgttccttaaaatgtttaattccaaattattgatatatatatatatatatatatatatatatatatatatatatatatatatatatatatatatatatatatatatatatatattaacttattatacaatatacttGCCTGTTTACtaagtaatgaaaatttcattaattttatacaaagatttaatgctataaattttacatttggAACAGATATCatcattatatttaatactttttcaGAGAGTATTTTATGATTCCAAACAGAAACCCCTGTCCTTTCTATaatctgaaaaaatataacaacctttataacaatataaaatacattaatgaaaattagataaaaatgtGTTACTTTAATTATAGATGTTTGCACTTGTGGTATATCACAGTATTTTATTGTAACAGGAAATGCttgcaaattcaaattttttataatatctttttctgtatgaaatttgttcaatacaattttatcttcttctccactgattttgtaaaattctgatatttctgaaattaatgatattattaGGTGTTGCATATATGAtaccatttttaatatataccttgaagaatgtttatatattcattactAATCGTTTCAAACATTGTAATATGATGTCTAGATAATATTCTAAGCATACAAGCTTGTATCTCTATGCTGTTGCTAAGAACTTCATTACTTAAAGGATTTCCAACTAGGTGAAACATAACACCAAACAACCAGGTGGTAAATGCTGTAATTAAAGGTATGTTACTTCACTGAGTTTTGTCAATGTATcctcattattatttattagtcaTAATTGTTATACCAGTATATTGACATTTTAGCGATTCATTTTGCATTCCATTGCTGAAAGGTGGAATTAAAACTGTTGTCAGAGTAGCtgaacttttaattattgacTCCAATAAAGAACAAAGCATTTGTTTGGCagttgcattttttaaatcagaaaatattgcaattataGGACTATTAATGAATTTCCATACCGAATCTGCCACTGTCACATtactagaaaaataattttcccattattatctaaaataaaaaattttatatactttaaaaatgttaacatAATACTTTACCTGGTACTAGTTTGAAGAATAATTGAGTTATCATGTACTTCCATATTATTAATCCacgttattaattttcttagaTCGTGCgcaatgtataaaattaagtattacattatagcaaaatcaaataattatcaaacatTGCGCTAACCGATAGACTTTGcttaaaaatagtaaatgtGTTCATTCATTAAAGGCATgttttcaaacaaaaatttggTGTTTTGATTCAGCGGTAAAATTAGACTTTTGAATTAGTATCGTTCGAAtcgttttcatgaaaatttggCTTCAGTGTTTATACCAACCAAGTTTTAGGATTATGTGTTTTCATCAATACTCTGTTtttgtcataaaatattaattccttcttaaaaaatatatacaacagAGTAATACCGATCCGAATTTATTATAGTGCTTTCTTCATACTTCATTGTTATAAACATACTAATATTTGCATCGTTTAACCTAATAAACTGTTATTACACACATTCTTTAGTTACgtcctttaaaaatatattaattatagtaaGTATAATATCTCACAATCATTAAATTTATgtcttctataaaataatagtatatttcatCTAACTTGACAggtgttaatgaaattataactttaagtttaataaaatcagTCATGTGTTTTGTTTAAGATAAGTAACGTATTAAAACAAAgtgaaaacatttattatgaaaaaatgaGTGAAATTGTACTAATTGATGATGTGTCTGAAAGTAATGGTGGATCAGAACAACCTGTTTACAATGGAGAAACTGAGGAACATACAAGTATATTTAGACTGATAAGctattcatttaaaataaaagaatatttctttatattattatttaattgtaacaatttatttgttagaCAAATCACCTGGAAGTGTAGAAGATAAAACACCTGATTTGATATTGgataatgtaattaaaaaaaataatactaccAATACAACTAATAGAgctaaaaaaaggaagaaaattctAAGAGATGCCACTGCCCCTAAGCAACCTTTAACTGGTTATTTCAGGTATAGTTTTTTTGAGTATTCTTTTAgtattcaaaaatgtataataaaaatgaaaaatatatttaattataatagatttttaaatgATCGACGAGAGAAAGTAAGGACTGAAAACCCTACTCTATCATTTGCTGAAATCACAAAACTCCTTGCTTCAGAGTGGAGTACTCTACCTGCTGATCAAAAACAACAATATTTAGATGCAGCAGAGCAGGATAAAGAACGATATAATCGTGAGTTTAGTGATTATAAACAGACAGAAGCATACCGATTATTCAGCGAGAAACAATCTTCAGAAAAacaacaagaaaataaaaaggagagaaaTGGAACTGATATAAATTCAGAGCAAAATGTATGATATTGTTGTCTCAATTATCAATTATGTCCCAATTTATCATATCAATGTTAAcatttaatcttttattagGATATTCAACAAGATAAAGATAATGACTTCACAGGTTTTGATATACCTATTTTTACAGAGGAATTTTTGGATCATAATAAAGGtacatgataaatattttgatatttactcttcatatataaaataattaacttaaACTCGTCATAGATGTTTTAGAAGTATTATaagtacataaaaattttatttacataactTCTCTATGTGTAGCATGTGAAGCTGAGTTAAGACAATTAAGGAAAGCTACATCAGACTATGAAGCTCAGAATGCGGTGCTGCAACGACATGTAGACAGTTTGTATGCAGCTGTAAATCGTTTAGAATCTGAAACAAACCAACAACACACAACTAATCAAGTTTTGCAGCGTCATTTGGATTCTCTTCGTTCACAATTAGCAAGTTGTTTTGCTTCAGTACCTCTACCAGgttgaatttgtataataatattctctaTAGAGTTTATTTTCCCATACATCTATTACTGtgtattttttactattaggTACGAACGAAGGCGCAACATTacaaaatattgataattacGTTGAAAGACTTGAATCGTTACTGACTGGCAATGTCGAACAATCTTTGCGAAATGCTGTACGTAACGCTGTATCTCGCCTTGAATTAATTGGATGACGATCGCCTCCCGGTAGTACAACTACTACATCTATAAAACACCATCGTTCAAGGCACTCacatcgaaaataaaaaaagtgaTTGTGTTCTTTTCTACATActtcgtaaaatataatttccttttttaattgcgTATACTCTATATTATtcatctatattatatatcttgcGTATAGCTTAATAATAAcggtatatctttatataacaataattttctttccaatatatgattttaaaattatgccttattttttaaataaatataatttataaggtATAATTGCATAGAGTTATGTATACAGATGCAATTATTCGTTTGTGTAATTTACATGTATCTAATTAATTCGTAGCATAATAAGAAAGTATCATTATGATACTCtcatacatttattaataaattttttaaacttattAGTGATTTGTCATATTGTTTTTCATAAGATTTCGAAGCTGATTCCAGCAGTATCTGAAAGTGAATCAAAATTTGTGTATAGTTTGCATAATCAGTTACTTTTCATGGTTTTCTTACCTAAAAGATGCCGCATTTGGACGTCGATGGATTTCCAAATCATTTAAAGTATATTCAAGTTCTGGtgataaaaattgtaccaTTTCAGTCGATATTGGTAAAATCGAACGTAAAAGTTCGAAAGTATTATGCTGATTTATTATTAGTGACTTTTTAACAGAATTAgacattatattatagaatttatccctggaatttttaattctataaattattgtttagaagcaaatattaaattagtgGAAACCAATACTTACTGTAAAGAACTAATCTCTTTGTAATAtctatttctaataatattatttataaagtcAATAGTCTGTTGTTTATGTGGATGATGGTCATGAACTTTTACATAGCATCCAATAATATATGATgtacaaattacaataatgGATTCTACTATATGACAtgcataatttatttcatctttaaGCAGATTTTGTAAAAGTGTCATTACCTGTATTAAAGACATAATAAATGGTAATGgatctataattatataaaaaataaaataatacatataaataataatacatactaaataaaaatgtttatgcaTCATATTGTCAttcgaaacattaaaaaaattcgtcATCAAAATCTCAAATATCAAGCGTATATAATCTGCCTTTGCATCTTTAAAGCATTTTAGTAATGAGTCAGATACtttaaaagtatttgcatTAGTAGttggtattattaaaaatggcATGTACTGATCAAAAAGATCTCGTATTAATACTTGAAGTGATATATCACTTTTAACATTAAGGGTTTCTATACCCAAAAGTATCATAGAAAACGTCTTCTTTCccaaattctttaaaaaattatgttccACTGAcaatatagttttatttagTAATGTTTTGAATATGTTATTTGGTTGATTCTAAAAAGCAATTTAAGTTACTATAACGCACACATTCATTAATTACATAGAATAACTGCATATACTTgctttagtatataacataatagaaGTACAGAGAATTAGTGTTCCAATGCACCTATATATCCACAAAGCCAATTCTGAATCTTTAGTTTCCTCCGTAATAGGTAAAAGAATCCATTTTTCTAAATGATTGAAATACAATCTCCATTTTATATCGTACTGAATTCGTTCCTGTTCagtctaaaaaatatatatatatgaatatatatatattctaatatatatatgaataattgtataaacatattactttcaaagtgCTTCTTTTCTTCATTGAATGCattataaacattaaaatagaCTCATcgttattttgaaattcttgaATATCATTAGATGTTTCAAAAATCTTTTGTATGTCTTccaattgtaatatataattttgtaaaacttttatttcattcctgTTTGTATCATGACCAATGATGGAACATTTTATCCATGCCTAAAATTCGAATATAATGCAAAAATTGTATTActcaaaaaatttattatttaataatcttatTCACTAACttgtataattattgtatcaaaattttttatttctttcttcagaTCTTGAATTGCTTGGTCTCGTTTAAGTATTAATGTCAAATAATGTCTTGTAATTCTgaaataagatttttatataatatattttgattataatataaatgttcaattttattaccttatgtcttTAACAATTACTGATGATGCAAAGTGCTGAAATAAAGTCGTAGCTGAATGCTTATACTTCTTTGCTGTTGTTGGATTTTTCAATGCttctaaagtaaataaaacagCAAGTTTTGAAATATCTTCAAAGTGTACATTAGTAAGAGCAGGATCAAATACAAGTTGCCTAACTCTACTTGCAACATAACACCATAAAGCATCCAGCATCTGTTCTACATCACCTACacataaatgaattaaaaaacagataacaaattacaatttttatatgatgaaaaaataacaaacctgtattagaaattttagcGAGGTAAATGCAGCTTTCGAAAACGTTAATTAACAC carries:
- the LOC132913836 gene encoding high mobility group protein 20A-like, with the translated sequence MSEIVLIDDVSESNGGSEQPVYNGETEEHTNKSPGSVEDKTPDLILDNVIKKNNTTNTTNRAKKRKKILRDATAPKQPLTGYFRFLNDRREKVRTENPTLSFAEITKLLASEWSTLPADQKQQYLDAAEQDKERYNREFSDYKQTEAYRLFSEKQSSEKQQENKKERNGTDINSEQNDIQQDKDNDFTGFDIPIFTEEFLDHNKACEAELRQLRKATSDYEAQNAVLQRHVDSLYAAVNRLESETNQQHTTNQVLQRHLDSLRSQLASCFASVPLPGTNEGATLQNIDNYVERLESLLTGNVEQSLRNAVRNAVSRLELIG